One Cryptosporangium phraense genomic window carries:
- a CDS encoding ABC transporter permease translates to MADAYRQLFAAQLRGQLQYRVSFGVDLLLNAAITVIDVLMVLTVFRVTPSLAGFDLRDTLVITGTATLSFQIADVAVGNLEKLPFYLRTGLLDAVLLRPLSAFGQLVVLDFQARRAGRMVQASVVYGLSLGLAGISWTPGRVLLAVTAPIGGAICYGAIFTTGAAAMFWLIDGSEVANMFTYGGRDFASYPMPIYGPLFGRAFGFVLGLAAVGYFPALALLGRTDPLGTPGWLHWCAPLVGVLWAGVAAVAWRFGVRHYQSTGS, encoded by the coding sequence GTGGCTGACGCCTATCGGCAGCTCTTCGCGGCCCAACTCCGGGGCCAGCTCCAGTACCGGGTCTCGTTCGGCGTCGACCTGCTGCTGAACGCGGCGATCACGGTGATCGACGTGCTGATGGTGCTGACCGTCTTCCGCGTCACGCCGTCGCTCGCCGGGTTCGACCTGCGGGACACGCTCGTCATCACCGGCACCGCCACGCTGTCGTTCCAGATCGCCGACGTGGCGGTCGGGAACCTGGAGAAGCTCCCGTTCTACCTGCGCACCGGCCTGCTGGACGCGGTTCTGCTGCGTCCGTTGTCGGCCTTCGGCCAACTGGTCGTGCTCGACTTCCAGGCCCGCCGGGCCGGCCGGATGGTGCAGGCCTCGGTCGTCTACGGGCTCTCCCTCGGCCTCGCCGGCATCAGTTGGACGCCCGGCCGCGTGCTGTTGGCGGTCACCGCGCCGATCGGAGGCGCGATCTGCTACGGCGCGATCTTCACGACCGGAGCCGCGGCGATGTTCTGGCTCATCGATGGCTCGGAGGTGGCCAACATGTTCACGTACGGCGGGCGGGACTTCGCCAGCTACCCGATGCCGATCTACGGCCCGCTGTTCGGCCGGGCGTTCGGATTCGTGCTCGGGCTGGCCGCGGTCGGGTACTTCCCGGCGCTGGCGCTGCTGGGGCGGACGGATCCGCTGGGGACGCCCGGCTGGCTCCACTGGTGCGCGCCGCTCGTCGGGGTGCTCTGGGCCGGGGTCGCCGCCGTCGCCTGGCGCTTCGGCGTCCGCCACTACCAGAGCACCGGCTCATGA
- a CDS encoding ABC transporter permease, translating into MFVALVRAGFRRHSTYRRAALASAATNSMFGFLRTYILLAAVTGAGGTAAGYDPASIAMYAWAGQGLLGVVELFSWTEVADRIRTGEIVSDLQRPVDPLLAYLAVDLGRAGYALLVRLTVPIAIGALFFPLRWPTSGWTFPLLAVSVLLATTASFGTRYLFNLLTFWWLDPRGPNTLWLFGGTLFSGLALPIGFFPGWAQTALWCTPFPWMLQAPLDVLLERGDPLRLIAGGAAATTAVLALGYVVERVALRRLVVQGG; encoded by the coding sequence GTGTTCGTCGCCCTGGTCAGGGCCGGCTTCCGACGTCATTCCACCTACCGGCGCGCTGCGCTGGCCTCCGCCGCCACCAATTCGATGTTCGGGTTCCTGCGGACGTACATCCTGCTGGCCGCGGTCACCGGCGCCGGCGGCACCGCGGCCGGGTACGACCCGGCGTCGATCGCGATGTACGCCTGGGCCGGTCAGGGGTTGCTCGGAGTGGTCGAGCTGTTCAGCTGGACCGAGGTCGCCGACCGCATCCGCACCGGCGAGATCGTCAGCGACCTGCAGCGTCCGGTGGATCCGCTGCTCGCCTACCTCGCCGTCGACCTCGGCCGCGCCGGGTACGCGCTGCTCGTCCGTCTGACGGTCCCGATCGCGATCGGCGCCCTCTTCTTCCCCCTCCGGTGGCCGACGTCCGGTTGGACGTTCCCGCTGCTCGCGGTATCCGTCCTGCTCGCGACGACGGCCAGCTTCGGCACCCGCTACCTGTTCAACCTGCTGACGTTCTGGTGGCTGGACCCCCGCGGACCGAACACGCTGTGGCTGTTCGGCGGGACGCTGTTCTCCGGGCTGGCGCTGCCGATCGGGTTCTTCCCCGGCTGGGCGCAGACCGCGCTGTGGTGCACACCGTTCCCGTGGATGCTGCAGGCACCGCTCGACGTCCTGCTCGAACGGGGCGACCCGCTGCGCCTGATCGCCGGCGGAGCGGCCGCCACCACCGCGGTGCTCGCGCTCGGCTACGTCGTCGAGCGGGTGGCCCTGCGACGGCTGGTGGTGCAGGGTGGCTGA
- a CDS encoding aldo/keto reductase family protein produces the protein MEFRTLGRSGLYISEIAYGNWLTHGSQVEEDAAIACVRAALDAGVTTFDTADVYAGTRAEKVLAKALEGVRRADYELFTKVYFPVGKGRNARGLSRKHILEGIDLSLKRLNTDYVDLYQAHRFDHETPLEETMLAFADVVRQGKALYIGVSEWRADEIARAASLARELHVPLISNQPQYSMLWRVIEAEVVPASEDAGLGQIVWSPIAQGVLTGKYQPGQPLPSGSRATDEKGGADMISRFMNDDVLSRVQQLAPLADQAGLSMAQLAVAWVLQNPNVSAAIIGASRPEQVTENVKAAGVRLDASLLKAIDEVLDPVIERDPALTRSPQRRV, from the coding sequence ATGGAATTCCGCACCCTTGGTCGTTCCGGGCTGTACATCTCCGAGATCGCCTACGGCAACTGGCTCACCCACGGCTCGCAGGTCGAGGAAGACGCGGCGATCGCGTGCGTCCGAGCCGCGCTCGACGCCGGGGTCACGACGTTCGACACCGCAGACGTGTACGCGGGCACGCGCGCCGAGAAGGTGCTGGCCAAGGCGCTGGAAGGCGTGCGCAGGGCCGACTACGAGCTGTTCACGAAGGTGTACTTCCCGGTCGGGAAGGGGCGCAACGCCCGCGGCCTCTCCCGGAAGCACATCCTGGAGGGCATCGACCTGTCGCTGAAGCGGCTGAACACCGACTACGTCGACCTGTACCAGGCCCACCGGTTCGACCACGAGACGCCGCTCGAGGAGACGATGCTCGCGTTCGCCGACGTCGTCCGGCAGGGCAAGGCGCTCTACATCGGGGTGTCGGAGTGGCGCGCGGACGAGATCGCGCGGGCCGCGTCGCTGGCCCGGGAGCTGCACGTGCCGCTGATCTCGAACCAGCCGCAGTACAGCATGCTCTGGCGGGTCATCGAGGCCGAGGTGGTGCCGGCGTCCGAGGACGCGGGGCTCGGGCAGATCGTCTGGTCGCCGATCGCGCAGGGCGTGCTGACCGGCAAGTACCAGCCGGGTCAGCCGCTGCCGTCGGGCTCGCGGGCGACCGACGAGAAGGGCGGCGCCGACATGATCTCCCGGTTCATGAACGACGACGTTCTCTCCCGGGTGCAGCAGCTCGCGCCGCTGGCCGACCAGGCCGGGTTGTCGATGGCGCAGCTCGCGGTCGCCTGGGTGCTGCAGAACCCGAACGTGTCGGCCGCGATCATCGGGGCGTCACGGCCCGAGCAGGTCACCGAGAACGTGAAGGCGGCCGGCGTGCGCCTGGACGCGTCGCTGCTGAAGGCGATCGACGAGGTGCTCGACCCGGTGATCGAGCGCGACCCGGCCCTGACCCGCTCGCCCCAACGGCGGGTCTAG